CGGTCTATCATAGAACCAACATAAAAATGATTTTGATGCTTTACATCTTTTTTTCACCAAGTCTTTGACATTCGATGTGCACTTTACACACGTACCACATCTCACTCAGTTCAGACCAGGCTCATTTTCCCGGCTTAGTGGCTGAGGCACAGAGGGCGCAGTTCCAGGCATAACCTTGAGGGGGCGCTATAGCAGTCCTCACGCTGATCTTTTTCACACCTGAGGTTTACGTTATCTACACACTTTAAACCAGTAACATTTTCCCTCATATATCCCACAACATTGCTCCAAGGAGCCCTAATGACAGCACATCCATAGGACACCTTGGAATTCCAGTAATTCATAGTTCAAGTAATTCATAGCCTTCTGGACCAGGGTACAGCACGGTGCGGCGGGGGGCGGGCAAGGGTGTGCCTGGCCCTCTGAAAGGGTTATAATGAATACGTGCGGGACaagtggatggacggatggatggtcAGCCCATAATTTCACTGTCCCCTCTGACTTGTAGAGAATAGGGAATCGAGGTATCTTCTCATTCTTCGTCCGTCTAGCACTTTCAGCTCAAAGCTGGACGTTATAGCTACAGCTTGCTTTCTTATCTATCAAGACTTTCCTGTGTGAACAGAGACCTCAGCAACTTTACCCACACAGCCTTCTGAGATAGAATCTTCTctacacacgcatgcacacaggcacgcacacatgcacaccttTCTTCTAAGGCCCTTTAATCCTGcagaaatatataataaacaagtCCTAAAAGTAATATATGTAACCTTAAAGTTTACCAGACTTtcaatttaaaactaaaaacttcacACAAATCACCTCAATGCTGTAATTTCATCTTATTGTAACAACCCTGTGATACAGACAGAGTGAAAGTTAAAATCCCAGTTTCAAAACACAGAACCTATTATTCTTCCTACTATCTCAAATAATATAATTGAATGTAGCCTATTTTCCCAGGGTACACGAAGGCCAGATAAACTGGGCACACCCTTTACCTTTTTCCAGAAGCAACTGGACGATATCTGCATAACCCTTCCAGGCAGCAGCGTGCAAGGCTGTGTCTCCCAACTTGTTCTACAGTGATTTAAAGCGAGaaagcagcattttaaaaatagagtgtGGAGTGAAAATGTGCATGAATTCAGGTTCACTTCAAGTAAATCTACAACGAGAACAAGTCacaaaatcatatataaaattccagagagagaaaggagagtcaCGAGACGACAAGAGTCATCTGGGGGGAGGGATGGGCCCGAGGAGCAGAAACCGACTGGGCAGAACACCAGGGGACCTGCAGGTGCCCGCAGAAGGGGACACCAGGAGGAAGCAAGTAGATCTGTCCCTGCAGAAACCCTACATGAATTAGCAACTGGAGATGCCCAGAGACGTTGGAGTGGACAAGAGGTATGGGAGTGAAAACAAGAGGACTGAGTGAAAGTGTTTATGGAAGTAATTAGATCACCCTCCTCACTCCTTGCTGTCAGGTGACCCTGTGCAGATGGCAGACTTACCCTGTCGAGAAATTAACCAGATCATTTCCAAGCCCATGAGACGTAGAGGTACAAGGTAAAGTGGCAATGAGGCCAGGAGCTAAAAGCAGTGGCTAAGCTTGAAACCGACAAGCTGAGCAGTAAGCTGCCCCAGTGTGCACGGTCTAGCATCTACCCCCAGGCAGGAGGCTGGAGGACAGTCCTCCGGTGGAGCTGAACAGCCCCACAatgcagaggaggaagggggtagtCACACCAACATCTCGGTATCACCCAGCGAAACAGCCAAGATCTTACGTCACCCTACAGAGAAGCCTCGTGAGCAGGCAGAACATCTATCACACTTCAGACAGTAGGTATTTGGAAATACTAGGTACTAGCAAAGCCTCCATTATTTGAGAAAAGATCAAATCAAAATTAATGGAGCTCAGGGGGAAAAGACAAAATACAGTGAATggcagaaaatgttttaaaaagctcTAATTCATAGATCTGAGATATAACATGAAAGAGCATAATGGAACAAAAAAAtgctactttaaaataataatgagagtgaaagaaaaagcttttagtggacagaattctaagatggtGCTCAAGGTCCCTGCCTCCTGGGATCCACCCCCTAAAGAATCCCTCCACCTTGAGTATGGGTGAGACTAAGGAATACAATGGGATATCACTCCCCTAATTGGGTTTCTAATCGGTTGATGTTGACTTCACCAAAAGGGATATTATACCGGATGGGTCTGGCCGAATCAGGTGAGCCCTTTCCCAAAGGGACAGCATCAGAGACACAATATCCTACTGGCCTTCAAGAAGAAAGCAAACGGCCATGTTGTGAAATGTCTGTGGAGGGCGGTGACCTCTGAAAGCTAAGGGCCAGAGCACTATGGGCGCAGGAAACTCAATCCTCCTGGCAAACCTGAGTGAGCCTGGAACAGGAGCTGAGCTCCAGAGGAGAACCCAGTCCAACTAATCCCTTGATTCTGGCCCGTGAGACCCTGTGCAGAGAACCCAGCTGCGCCACGCCCAGAATTCCAGTCTATCTACAGAAAGCATAAGGCAAATGGGTGTCGTTTTAAGCTGCagagtctgtggtattttgttacacagcaacagaaaacttACACAGGACAGAAAGGAATTAAAGAGGTAACCAAGATAAAACACAAAGGTAAGAAGATCtctgagaaaaactaaaagaaccgGAGCCTCAACGTTAAGAGGTCCTACCTCACTACGAACAGCATTCCAGAACCAAAGAACAAAGACAATGATCagtaaaaactggaaaagaaacacCAGACAATATTTTTCCAGACTGAGAGAGCCCACCACCATAACTGGGAAGAGACCCACTTTAAGCACATCATTGTAAAATTTCAGACCACCAATTCTGGGTGAGAGAAAAAGCAGACCACACGCAGAAGAATGGGAATCAAAATGGCATCAAACCTCTCAAAAGCAATCCTAAAAACTGAGTACCCTAGAGGCCTGCCTACAAAATTCCAAGGGAAATCATTTTCAACCTGGAATTCTCTCAGCCAAATCAATCCCTTGGACCCTTTCTTAGCAATCTGCTTGAAGATGTTCTTCAACAACAGGAGGACTGACGTAGGATGCAGACAGGTGAAGGCATGCCAGAGGAGGGAGGTGACGGAAAGGCTTCACAGGAAGACAGCAAAGGGCAGCAGAGACCAAGCTGCTCAGATCAGAGAATGAGGACGAGGACGTCCGGAGGTACCAGTACCATTCCCGggcagggtggggcgggggagggagaaagCAGTTATCTTACACATTTTGGAAAAGCATGCCAAGAGAACATGAAACAGTGTGGAAGTCTCCAGTGAGatacaaaaactaaaaaccaGCTACATAAAAGTAAGTCCGGAAACAGAAATGACACAAACAGTGAGCAATATTTAGCCATAATACTTGTAAGCATTACAAGGTTACTCTACAGAGTAACATACCAGAAACTCTAATAGGATACTTGGCAGAGGACCAGAGGAGCAAAGGTTGGGAGCTGGCAGATcagagtggggcagggagaagctGAAGCCTTCAGACAGTACACCAGAACATTCTGAAGATATTGACTTAGGGGACAGCTCTGTAGGCATCTTCCTTAGTAACATGAAGGCAAGAGGAAAGCACTAACAGCCGGAAGGAGTGAGTGGGAAGGATGGAGTACGGTACACATTTTGGGCTTTATACAATTTGGAACTTCAGTACAATAGTAATTTTTTAACTATGTGTTTGCTGTGTTTTGATTAAAAAGTGTATGAAAtaaggccacctgggtggctctgttgttacgtgtctgccttcggttcaggtcatgatcccagggtcctgggttcgagccctgcatagggatccctgctcagcgggaaacctgcttctccctctccctttcccactccccctgcttgtgctctctctatcaaataaataaataaaaatctttttaaaaaaaaaaagtatggaagatATGAAATGAGAAAAGGTCAGTTCAAGGCACTAAGACAGGCCTTTGCATGCCCATAGGCCGCCCATAAGCAGCCGAGAAGAAGGTAGGTGTGTTATGACCACCGACTTCCGTGTAAATGATCTTACCTGTTGGTTCAGTTCAACGTTTGGTTGAGTAAACAGCACTTCCACTACGTCTGAAATTCAAAAGGagagaaattttttaagaataaaaaggaaaagaccgATAAGGCTAGGCATCATAGTTTTAAAAGAGAGGATTCTTTAGAAGAATCTCCAAGAACATCTGTATAACAAAATTGTTTCAATGTATGGAAGTACAGGACTCAAGaacctaaaaaggagaattatctAGGGAAGAGTTGTTTTCAGATAATCTGGCTTCTGCATTTTGACACGGCAACCACTGCAGAAATATACATTTGCTGTACTACTTTATATTCATTTAACTCATCTGTGTTTATTAGCTAAAATAAGATTGGCTTCCTTTTGGGAAACAGCCAGAAACTTCTCCTTTGGCTCTGCTATTTGATCTGCTGGATGCTTTGTTTCTGGTTGTTGTATGTGTTGTAAGGAGAGGTAAATGGGTGTGGGTCAGGCTGAAACAGATGTAGAAATTCCACTTGTCATATTACCGATTGTAACTGAGAAGGTTACCAACTCGATCACTGACTTAAGCAAATGCTGTCCTTCCCCTACATCTAACAGCGTGCATTCAACTTAAAACTAAATCAAGAAAGCGTATCTTGGGAGAAACTGAGCTGGAGGAGTCCCTGCTGCCCCTTTCTTCTGTAAGATCAGATCGTGGGGTTTGTTTTTACATGACTATTGTTTTCCTGTAACCTTTCCAAGCccgggagaggaaaggaagtttCCAGGCTTTCAAGTGAGGGAGGTCCATGCAGTCAGCATTCTACCTACTGCTTCCCAGACTTTCCAGGAACAAGGCTTTTTGGCCGAAGTTCTAAAGGACTTGAAAAGAATcgcttgttttttcatttctgtaaatcCGTCTCCTCTCTGCGGTGCACGGTTTCGGTAGCGTGGACGGTGCTAGTACCTTTATGGCCCCCGTGGCAGGCCCAGTAGAGGGCCGTGCTTCCAGCCTTGTCTAAGCCATTAACGCCGACTCCGTTGTCCAAACACTCTCTCAACCAGCTCAAGTTGCCTGAAAAAATTTCACATTGATAAAACCATGagaaaaagggtttttttgttttgttttgttttgttttgctttgcttcaaaATCATTTCATCCTCCACAAATTCCCATCTACAATGGATTCGTCAGCAAGTCTGAAATTAAGCTCCAATCCACAATGCATTCATTATGGTACATTTTCGCTTCCAGTTTATTAACGGCAAGCATTGACAGTgacttgggggtggggtaggggtagGGTCGTACGTAAGGGCTTAAACAGCACAAATTACTTGTCACTGTTCTGAGACGCCCGGAGTCAAGGTGCCGGCAGATTCAGTGTCCGgtaagagcctgcttcctggttcacgGGCACTGTCTTTCTACCCCTTGGACAGAAAAGGCAGGAGAGCTCCCCCGGGGTCTCTACgggtttatttaaattccagttatttaacaAAGAGTGTAATATTCGTTTCAGgtgctaatgatttttttttaaatgtcagcttAGCAGTTCTATAACGTATGCACCATTCTAAATCAATGATTTCCTTCTGTACATTCACATTTCAAAAAGATctggggtacctggtggctccgttggttaagcaactgccttcggctcaggtcatgatcccagagtcctgggatcgagtcccacatcggactcccagcaccacagggagtctgcttctccctctgaccttctcccctctcatgctctctctcactctctctctcaagtaaataaataaaatcattttaaaaaatcagaaagatcTGGAATAGAATGGAAGAGAGCTCCCTGAAGACTTATTAACAACTCCCCTTGTCTATGGCAGGGTTTCTCAACAGCAGCCCTGTTGATGGCGGGGCTGCAGAATTCCTTGCTGTGAGGCTGACCCGTGCCCTGTAACAAGTTCAGCAATGTCCCCAGCATCTACTACCCAAAAGGTGCCAGGAGTCAAAATGTCTCCAGGCATTGCCGAATATCTCAGGTTTTGGAGGAGGAAACCACAGATGTATGGGACCAAGGCCCATCCCTgttgctccctccctctccagcctcactCTCATCCCACACACCAGCACTACAACAACACTCTCCTAAATGCTAACGCCCACAAGAAGTCTCCACCCTCCTGCCCTCTGGTTACTCACTGTGGCCTCTATAACCTGCTTAACTTAAACATACTCAGACTGCTTTTCTTCTGACATCACCTTGTAACGATCTGTTACACACATGGCACCTTGGCCAGACTCTGAGCTTCGGGAGTCACAGGCAATGCCTTTCCACCTGCCACTGAGCACAGACTAAATAAAGGACTCAAGAGTGCTTGGTGGCTGACATTTTAAAGGTTAAAATCACAGGGGCACCCGgccagctcagttggtagagaatgtgatgcttgatctcagggttgtgagttcgagcccgaTATGGGAGTGTAGGGCttacttaaggaaataaaaaaattaatcacattttctctctcGAGGGTGATAGAAGGCAGAACAGAGATCACCTCTGGAGGACACGGGGGTTTAACTGGAATGGGAACATTTTAGGACGACACAAGTGTTCTGGATCTTGCTCTGGGTGTTGGCAACATGGGTGTATATACCAGTCAAAAGTCATCAGAGGATATAATTAAAATTTGTGTGTTTtgctctactgtatctctcaATCAAAAACAATCACACCTACCTCTTTTTGCAGCTTCATGCAATGGATTGTCAATGGATTCTGCCTGCTCAGCCACTAGATTGAAAACAGAAAGAGCAAAGGCAACAGTGAGAGTGCCACCCCAATGACTCATGACTCACTAAAGCCACTTCGcagccccccccctccccgagtGCCAGGCCTTTCACCACATGGCAGCCCTTTGGGTgcggatttaaaaaacaaaacaaggggcacctgggtggctcagtgggttaaagcctctgccttcagctcaggtcatgatcccagggtcctgggatcgagccccgcatcgggctctctgcttagctgggagcctgcttccttctctctctctctgcctgcctctctgcctacttgtaatctctatctgtccaataaataaatctttaaaaaaaataaataaataaaaaaataaaaaacagaacaaaacaaaacaaaacagaaaatcaaacgGATGCTTCCTGCTTTAAAAGAAGCTgaattatttgcaaatgaaaccAAACTGAGCAGTAACGCAACACCAAGGCAAGGAGCTGGTGTATAAACAGCGCCACACGCAGTAATGAACTGTAAGGATGAGCAAAAACAAACAGATCACAGCCTGCATACCAGCACACCCAAGTCTGTCCTAAACTGagtcacagaaatgcaaaggaaaccATTCGATGTTCATTTGCACATTCAGTAAAAACACCCGACTTCGAAGACGGCAGAAAATAATTGTTTcccttgtgtgtgtgcacgtggggGGCACGCATGAGGGGGAAAGAGTTCACTTCCCGTATTTACAAAGGGTGAGCAGCATCCCTACCTGCCTCTGAGGAAGGTGTGTGTTCTCTGCTGTCCCACGATCAGGAGTGAGCACATGCAGACTGTGGTTCAAAACAGATATCAGACCCGCGCCCTCCCGCCATAAAGAGCTAAAACGGACATGCCCTTGGCTACTGGAGGTGCAAAACAACAGCGGGGAGCATTTTACATGCTCACTGTCTGTGACTCGCTGGGAATGGAGTGCAAAGGttggaggaaagaagaaatgtttcaagtttttttttaacccagaatGGTATCACCTGTAGACCAGGGCAAGCCGGGCCCCTGCGTGGGGCCCCAGACCTCAGTTCtcacttcccctcccttcccctcaccctcttCGCTCCCCATGGACTTTACAACAGTCTCTTCCTTGAAATTTTCTAAGTCCTGTGCCAGTGCTTGGAACCAGCCCCATTGGTCTCGAGACTCATCCCTTGCTGAAGTCAAAAGGAATCTTGGAAGTGACTGAAATCAAACCTGTCATGACACGGTGGGGAAACAGTCCCAGGGACAGTGGAGAAGGGCCTTCGCTAAAGCCCCTTGTTATtaagaagtggaaggaaaaggaTTTAAAACCCCGTTTACCCATCCCGTGCTCTTTTTACTCTACTTGGCGTTTTCTACAGAATTACTTTGTTTGCCCCTCTTCCAACGGATAGCGGCTTCAAGGCAGAGGCCGCCTCTCACTCCCCAAGCTCCTCACACTGCCTGGACACCCAACTAGTGAACGCAACTGCCTCAGTTGAATGAACAAGGCAAGGTCACTCCATCACCAGAGAAAGGGCTAGGCTAAACCATCTGAGATTTGGTTTAAcagcaaaggaaaagggaaaaaaaaagaaaaaaacaaaaaacaacatgcTAAGAGCTAGATAAAGGAAAGTCATAAGCACTTCCTTGGAAACCTGGTGTTCTACCGAGAGTGCGACAACGCATTTTCTAAAGCCAAAGAGTCAAGTTCAAGTGTCTCTAGTGCCCATTCCCCCTTTTATTAAGGAGACCTTCATGGAGTACAAAATGTCCTATCCTGGCAATGACTCCATTGATTTCTCGGCTAGGGCAGCAAGCAGAAACTTCAGGAATGCAACATTTAAAGTCCACAGAGTAGAAACAAAGTAATAACCAACCCAGTCAAGCTTACCGTAGTTGCTTGGGATGAGTCCAGTCCTGCCTTTGGACGTGCCTTTCCACCAATTGGTATCACTCTAGTGAAAGAAGAGTTAGATTAAGTGGCACCAAATTTATATTCAATCACTTTTAAAACCATCtggctcagggcgcctgggtggttcagtcagttaagcgtcagccttctgctccggtcatgatcccagggtcctgggatcgagacccgtatcaggctccttgttcagcaggaagcctgcttttccctctcccactctgcatctgtcccccctccccattctctctctctaataaataaataaaatctttaaaacaaacaaaaaccaaaccaaaaaaaaacccatctggCTCATGGTCTGCCCTGCCCTACAGAATGTCCATCGGCCCCAGTCACATCAAGTTTCCTCACCCCCTAGTTACGGATGCCCATTCCCACTCTCATTAAAGTACAAATGTACCCCCATAGGCCTGCAACACACACAATACACTTCATCACAGACCCTCAACAACCACACACATCAGAGATcatgggaaagggaagaaaacaatgaCAACTAAACTATCCATAGAATTTTTTTGTCCAGAGTCTAATTTCTCATagctggaagattttttttttttttctaaacatctCTTTATTTTAGTTTCATTTGGAGGGAaacttcattttagaaaaattcagACCTATAAAAGGCAGGAAGAACAGGGTAACGGACCTACATAAACTCAGCTTCCACCTGCATAAATTATTCACTCATGGGCCAACTGTTTCCTATATGGAGCCCAAAACCTCCCTCCCCTTcggattattttgaaataaacagcAGACATTGTATTAGCTCACCTGTACGTATTTCAGTACGTATTTCTGAAAGATGAGGATTTTTTTCCAAAGACGTAAAACCATTACCATcgcttaaaatttatttcaataattccttaatatcatcaaatatctAGATCAATATTCAACTTTTCCAGTTGTCCCACAATTTAGAACCCAAGTAAGGGTCATACACCATGATGGACTGATTTGCCTCTTTGATCTCTTTTAGTATatagttttcttccattttttttttcattccttcgtTATACACTTGTTGAAGGAACAAGTTTATTTGGTTCACTGAGTTTCAAACGCTCTGGATTTTGCCTGTTTCCTCTCTGTGTTACCAAAAATGTGTTCCCTTGTTCCCCCTATTGCCTATAAATCGGTTGTTAGTTCTAGAGGCTTAATGAGATTCAGATTCAGTTTTCTGGGCAAGACTATTTTACAGGTAGTATCGATTTCTTCCATCAGGAGAAACATAATGTCTTGTGGTCTCTTTTTGTAAGGTTAGTTAGCCACTGAAGAGCACCAGCTGGGTCCATAATTTCCTGGGAGCTGCAAAATGGTAACATTCTATCACTCCTTCCTCCCTTAAACAATGACAGTATCTCTTTAAAGAACAATTTTGCCTCATCAAGTCTCAGGTTACCCAGAGACGAAGTTCATAGAAAAAAGGCAGAATCAATGCTCATGATTTTCCCTAACTGAACGGAATAAAACATTGGTTCCCTAGCATCTGCTCAGGGTGAAAAAGGATGCTTGAGTTTTTCGAAGTATCATTGACAGCTCATGGATTTAGACACCGTAAATGTGCTTCAATTCTAGGGGACTGCTGTCCTATTTAACGGCTCGAATTGTCCTATCTTTGACTAGTGGCAGCCTCTTCGACTTCATTCCTGTCTTTCTACTGTGACCCTTGTTTTGGAGtctttcctactttctttttttaatttaattgaattttatatttttaagattttatttgaccagagagagagcacgcacgtacacaagtaggcagagcagcaggcagaaagagggagaagaatcccacccagcagggagcccaatgtggggctcgatcccaggacccgggatcatgacccgagccgaaggcagtcacttaaccgactgagccacacaggcgccccagcttCCCTGCATTCTAGTAACAGTGTTTTCAGATTATCTTGTACCTCTGCTGCCCCCAACCTGGTCACAGGTATTTCTCAACAGAGCCTTGTTCCTTCAAATGCAAAATAACATAGTATTATTAGGCTGGTCATTTTTTTTCTAGGCCTTTACAAAGGACAGAGcaggacctatttttattttattgcagatGAAGTACAACGTACTTGCCATACAGATGCAGAGCTACGGGGTTTTCATTTAACCTCCTTGATCTTACTTCTGTGTAACTTTTCCTGCCGGCTGAAAATCCCCGTGTCAGTATTACTGACCTAATGACTCATCTGCTCTCAACCACAATACAATGCAGCAATCTCAGCACAGAAACGCCAATGCTTCTGCTACAGGACCATGACTGAAACCAGGGGATAGTGATTCTTCCTGCCAGTCCGTTTTGTCCTTCATGTTCATTCTACTGGATGTTCCCTCGAACTGCTGGGTTTTAAGGTCACTTGGAACAGTTCCTTTCTGTGTGGTTATGCCAATTCCCCAGGGTATAATTAACTTCATTTGATTCATTCTGCTTTTAAATTTCAAGGACTGCTTTTTTACCATTTCATTTCATAACTATGCAAAAGTTTATGACTCCAAAATCAGATCTCCAAAAtaaggtgtgatttttttttaaagcctataTTCCATGTTTCCTCTACCCTATTTGCCTTCCCTCACatagaagaaa
Above is a window of Meles meles chromosome 11, mMelMel3.1 paternal haplotype, whole genome shotgun sequence DNA encoding:
- the OSTF1 gene encoding osteoclast-stimulating factor 1, encoding MSKPPPKPVKPGQVKVFRALYTFEPRTPDELYFEEGDIIYITDMSDTNWWKGTSKGRTGLIPSNYVAEQAESIDNPLHEAAKRGNLSWLRECLDNGVGVNGLDKAGSTALYWACHGGHKDVVEVLFTQPNVELNQQNKLGDTALHAAAWKGYADIVQLLLEKGARTDLRNNEKKLALDMATNAACASLLKKKQGTDAVRTLSNAEEYLDDEDSD